In a single window of the Zea mays cultivar B73 chromosome 5, Zm-B73-REFERENCE-NAM-5.0, whole genome shotgun sequence genome:
- the LOC100381672 gene encoding probable UDP-N-acetylglucosamine--peptide N-acetylglucosaminyltransferase SEC-like isoform X4: protein MLSLQQQHGGAVAAGGDARHHAPQPSVLGGGADWLVFGGRADLEEPARNAPSPALFLLPPAGLDDRAAQPEPNPKPAQLAGGDRADCFDFGLGEVGTKAVDEERHLALAHQNYRSGKYREALEHGNVVYEKNPRRTDNLLLLGAIYYQIRNYDMCIAKNEEALAIDPHFAECYGNMANAWKEKGDIDLAIRYYLTAIQLRPNFCDAWSNLASAYTRKGRLNEAAQCCRQALAINPRLVDAHSNLGNLMKAQGFIQEAYSCYIEALRIDPHFAIAWSNLAGLFMEAGDLDKALMYYKEAVKLKPSFADAYLNQGNVYKALGMPQDAIMCYQRALQARPDYAMAYGEHFHAGNLATIYYEQGQLDMAIRCYNQAIVYDPQFIEAYNNMGNALKDAGRVEEAINCYRGNYADAITCYTEVLRIDPTAADALVNRGNTFKEIGRVNEAIQDYVQAATIRPNMPEAHANLASAYKDSGHVETAIISYKQALRLRPDFPEATCNLLHTLQCVCDWENRDGMFRDVEEIIRRQIKMSVLPSVQPFHAIAYPIDPLLALEISRKYAAHCSLIASRFGLPPFVHPPPVPVKAEGKHCRLKVGYVSSDFGNHPLSHLMGSVFGMHDRANIEVFCYALSQNDGTEWRQRIQSEAEHFVDVSAMTSDNIAKLINQDKIQILINLNGYTKGARNEIFAMQPAPIQVSYMGFPGTTGAAYIDYLVTDEFVSPSSYAHIYSEKLVHLPHCYFVNDYKQKNRDCLTPVCPHKRSDYGLPEDKFIFACFNQLYKMDPEIFDTWCNILKRVPNSALWLLRFPAAGETRVRAYAAARGVRSDQIVFTDVAMKNEHIRRSALADLFLDTPLCNAHTTGTDILWAGLPMITLPLEKMATRVAGSLCVATGLGEEMIVSSMKKYEDRAVELALNPVKLQALTNKLKEVRMTCPLFDTARWVRNLERAYYKMWNLYCSSRHPEPFKVVEDDNESPFDR, encoded by the exons ATGCTCTCGCTCCAACAGCAGCACGGCGGCGCTGTCGCCGCCGGCGGCGATGCGCGCCACCACGCACCGCAGCCGTCGGTGCTCGGTGGAGGCGCGGACTGGCTAGTGTTCGGGGGCCGCGCCGACCTGGAGGAGCCCGCGAGGAATGCCCCGTCGCCCGCCTTGTTCCTTCTTCCGCCCGCGGGGCTCGATGACAGGGCGGCCCAGCCCGAGCCCAATCCCAAGCCCGCACAGCTCGCAGGAG GCGATCGTGCCGACTGTTTCGACTTTGGACTGGGAGAAGTGGGCACAAAAG CTGTTGATGAAGAGCGACATTTGGCACTTGCACATCAAAACTACAGGTCAGGGAAGTACCGAGAGGCTCTAGAGCATGGTAATGTCGTTTACGAGAAGAATCCACGTCGAACTGATAACCTCCTCCTCCTTGGAGCTATATACTATCAG ATTCGTAATTATGACATGTGCATTGCAAAAAACGAGGAGGCTCTTGCCATAGATCCACATTTTGCTGAATGCTACGGCAATATGGCAAATGCTTGGAAG GAGAAAGGTGATATTGATCTTGCAATTCGTTACTATCTTACTGCTATTCAG CTGCGACCAAACTTCTGTGATGCATGGTCAAATCTCGCTAGCGCATATACAAGGAAGGGGAGACTGAATGAGGCAGCTCAATGTTGTAGACAGGCACTTGCTATAAATCCTCGATTG GTTGATGCACATAGTAATCTTGGAAATCTGATGAAAGCTCAAGGCTTTATTCAAGAG GCATACAGTTGCTACATCGAGGCGTTACGTATTGATCCTCATTTTGCAATTGCATGGTCAAACCTTGCTGGTCTGTTTATGGAGGCAGGAGACCTCGACAAGGCTTTAATGTATTATAAG GAAGCTGTTAAGCTTAAGCCATCTTTCGCTGATGCATATCTTAATCAAGGGAATGTTTATAAG GCTTTGGGAATGCCTCAAGATGCCATTATGTGTTATCAACGTGCACTGCAGGCACGTCCTGACTATGCTATGGCTTATG GGGAACATTTTCATGCAGGTAATCTTGCTACTATTTACTATGAGCAAGGCCAGCTTGATATGGCAATTCGTTGTTACAATCAAGCTATAGTCTACGACCCACAGTTTATTGAAGCATACAACAACATG GGCAACGCACTTAAAGATGCTGGAAGAGTAGAAGAAGCAATCAACTGCTACAGA GGAAACTATGCTGATGCTATCACATGTTACACTGAAGTACTCCGTATAGATCCTACAGCAGCTGATGCACTAGTTAATAGAGggaacacattcaaagagattggCAGAGTTAATGAAGCAATTCAGGATTATGTTCAGGCAGCAACAATCAGGCCAAACATGCCAGAAGCCCATGCCAACTTGGCCTCAGCATACAAGGACAG TGGGCATGTAGAAACGGCTATAATTAGCTACAAGCAGGCTCTCCGGCTGCGTCCTGATTTTCCTGAGGCAACCTGTAATCTCCTGCATACTCTACAG TGTGTCTGTGACTGGGAAAACAGAGATGGCATGTTTCGAGATGTTGAAGAAATTATTAGAAGGCAAATAAAG ATGTCAGTACTTCCAAGTGTTCAACCTTTCCATGCCATTGCTTATCCTATTGATCCATTGCTTGCTTTGGAAATAAG CCGTAAATATGCGGCCCACTGTTCCTTGATTGCCTCTCGTTTTGGGCTGCCGCCTTTTGTGCATCCACCTCCTGTTCCTGTAAAAGCAGAGGGTAAACACTGCCGACTGAAAGTAGG ATATGTGAGTAGTGATTTTGGTAATCACCCCCTTTCCCATCTCATGGGATCAGTATTTGGAATGCATGATCGTGCCAATATCGAG GTCTTTTGCTATGCACTCAGTCAAAACGATGGTACTGAGTGGAGGCAGCGTATTCAGTCTGAGGCAGAACATTTTGTCGATGTTTCTGCCATGACTTCCGATAATATCGCCAAGCTTATCAATCAAGACAAAATACAAATTTTGATAAATCTTAATGGCTACACAAAG GGTGCCAGGAACGAAATTTTTGCAATGCAGCCAGCACCTATCCAAGTTTCGTACATGGGGTTCCCTGGAACAACGGGTGCTGCATACATAGATTACTTGGTCACAGATGAG TTTGTTTCTCCATCTAGCTATGCACATATATATTCAGAAAAGCTCGTCCATTTGCCTCATTGCTATTTTGTCAATGACTACAAGCAG AAAAATCGAGACTGTCTCACTCCAGTATGTCCACACAAAAGATCTGATTATGGATTACCTGAGGATAAATTTATTTTTGCTTGCTTCAATCAGCTTTACAAAATGGACCCTGAGATATTTGACACATG GTGCAATATTCTCAAACGTGTTCCCAACAGCGCATTATGGCTTTTAAGATTCCCGGCAGCTGGTGAAACTAGAGTGAGAGCAT ATGCTGCTGCCAGAGGAGTAAGATCAGATCAAATTGTATTCACAGACGTTGCCATGAAAAATGAGCATATACGACGCAGTGCCCTGGCAGACCTTTTCCTGGACAC TCCCCTCTGCAATGCACACACAACAGGCACTGACATACTGTGGGCTGGTCTGCCAATGATCACCCTTCCACTAGAGAAAATGGCAACcagagtagctggttccctctgcGTAGCTACTGGGCTTGGGGAGGAGATGATTGTTAGCAG CATGAAGAAGTATGAAGATAGAGCAGTAGAACTAGCGCTGAATCCGGTGAAGCTTCAAGCGCTGACTAACAAGCTCAAGGAAGTTCGTATGACCTGCCCGTTGTTTGATACAGCTCGATGG GTGCGCAACCTTGAAAGGGCATACTACAAGATGTGGAACCTTTACTGCTCCAGTCGCCACCCGGAGCCATTCAAGGTGGTAGAGGATGACAATGAGTCCCCATTTGACCGCTAA
- the LOC100381672 gene encoding probable UDP-N-acetylglucosamine--peptide N-acetylglucosaminyltransferase SEC-like isoform X1 → MLSLQQQHGGAVAAGGDARHHAPQPSVLGGGADWLVFGGRADLEEPARNAPSPALFLLPPAGLDDRAAQPEPNPKPAQLAGGDRADCFDFGLGEVGTKAVDEERHLALAHQNYRSGKYREALEHGNVVYEKNPRRTDNLLLLGAIYYQIRNYDMCIAKNEEALAIDPHFAECYGNMANAWKEKGDIDLAIRYYLTAIQLRPNFCDAWSNLASAYTRKGRLNEAAQCCRQALAINPRLVDAHSNLGNLMKAQGFIQEAYSCYIEALRIDPHFAIAWSNLAGLFMEAGDLDKALMYYKEAVKLKPSFADAYLNQGNVYKALGMPQDAIMCYQRALQARPDYAMAYGEHFHAGNLATIYYEQGQLDMAIRCYNQAIVYDPQFIEAYNNMGNALKDAGRVEEAINCYRSCLALQANHPQALTNLGNIYMEWNMISAATSFYKAAISVTSGLSSPLNNLAVIYKQQGNYADAITCYTEVLRIDPTAADALVNRGNTFKEIGRVNEAIQDYVQAATIRPNMPEAHANLASAYKDSGHVETAIISYKQALRLRPDFPEATCNLLHTLQCVCDWENRDGMFRDVEEIIRRQIKMSVLPSVQPFHAIAYPIDPLLALEISRKYAAHCSLIASRFGLPPFVHPPPVPVKAEGKHCRLKVGYVSSDFGNHPLSHLMGSVFGMHDRANIEVFCYALSQNDGTEWRQRIQSEAEHFVDVSAMTSDNIAKLINQDKIQILINLNGYTKGARNEIFAMQPAPIQVSYMGFPGTTGAAYIDYLVTDEFVSPSSYAHIYSEKLVHLPHCYFVNDYKQKNRDCLTPVCPHKRSDYGLPEDKFIFACFNQLYKMDPEIFDTWCNILKRVPNSALWLLRFPAAGETRVRAYAAARGVRSDQIVFTDVAMKNEHIRRSALADLFLDTPLCNAHTTGTDILWAGLPMITLPLEKMATRVAGSLCVATGLGEEMIVSSMKKYEDRAVELALNPVKLQALTNKLKEVRMTCPLFDTARWVRNLERAYYKMWNLYCSSRHPEPFKVVEDDNESPFDR, encoded by the exons ATGCTCTCGCTCCAACAGCAGCACGGCGGCGCTGTCGCCGCCGGCGGCGATGCGCGCCACCACGCACCGCAGCCGTCGGTGCTCGGTGGAGGCGCGGACTGGCTAGTGTTCGGGGGCCGCGCCGACCTGGAGGAGCCCGCGAGGAATGCCCCGTCGCCCGCCTTGTTCCTTCTTCCGCCCGCGGGGCTCGATGACAGGGCGGCCCAGCCCGAGCCCAATCCCAAGCCCGCACAGCTCGCAGGAG GCGATCGTGCCGACTGTTTCGACTTTGGACTGGGAGAAGTGGGCACAAAAG CTGTTGATGAAGAGCGACATTTGGCACTTGCACATCAAAACTACAGGTCAGGGAAGTACCGAGAGGCTCTAGAGCATGGTAATGTCGTTTACGAGAAGAATCCACGTCGAACTGATAACCTCCTCCTCCTTGGAGCTATATACTATCAG ATTCGTAATTATGACATGTGCATTGCAAAAAACGAGGAGGCTCTTGCCATAGATCCACATTTTGCTGAATGCTACGGCAATATGGCAAATGCTTGGAAG GAGAAAGGTGATATTGATCTTGCAATTCGTTACTATCTTACTGCTATTCAG CTGCGACCAAACTTCTGTGATGCATGGTCAAATCTCGCTAGCGCATATACAAGGAAGGGGAGACTGAATGAGGCAGCTCAATGTTGTAGACAGGCACTTGCTATAAATCCTCGATTG GTTGATGCACATAGTAATCTTGGAAATCTGATGAAAGCTCAAGGCTTTATTCAAGAG GCATACAGTTGCTACATCGAGGCGTTACGTATTGATCCTCATTTTGCAATTGCATGGTCAAACCTTGCTGGTCTGTTTATGGAGGCAGGAGACCTCGACAAGGCTTTAATGTATTATAAG GAAGCTGTTAAGCTTAAGCCATCTTTCGCTGATGCATATCTTAATCAAGGGAATGTTTATAAG GCTTTGGGAATGCCTCAAGATGCCATTATGTGTTATCAACGTGCACTGCAGGCACGTCCTGACTATGCTATGGCTTATG GGGAACATTTTCATGCAGGTAATCTTGCTACTATTTACTATGAGCAAGGCCAGCTTGATATGGCAATTCGTTGTTACAATCAAGCTATAGTCTACGACCCACAGTTTATTGAAGCATACAACAACATG GGCAACGCACTTAAAGATGCTGGAAGAGTAGAAGAAGCAATCAACTGCTACAGA TCCTGCCTTGCACTGCAAGCAAACCACCCGCAAGCCCTTACTAATTTAGGAAACATATACATGGAGTG GAACATGATAAGCGCTGCTACTTCATTTTACAAAGCAGCTATATCTGTGACATCTGGATTATCTTCCCCACTTAACAACTTGGCTGTGATATACAAGCAACAG GGAAACTATGCTGATGCTATCACATGTTACACTGAAGTACTCCGTATAGATCCTACAGCAGCTGATGCACTAGTTAATAGAGggaacacattcaaagagattggCAGAGTTAATGAAGCAATTCAGGATTATGTTCAGGCAGCAACAATCAGGCCAAACATGCCAGAAGCCCATGCCAACTTGGCCTCAGCATACAAGGACAG TGGGCATGTAGAAACGGCTATAATTAGCTACAAGCAGGCTCTCCGGCTGCGTCCTGATTTTCCTGAGGCAACCTGTAATCTCCTGCATACTCTACAG TGTGTCTGTGACTGGGAAAACAGAGATGGCATGTTTCGAGATGTTGAAGAAATTATTAGAAGGCAAATAAAG ATGTCAGTACTTCCAAGTGTTCAACCTTTCCATGCCATTGCTTATCCTATTGATCCATTGCTTGCTTTGGAAATAAG CCGTAAATATGCGGCCCACTGTTCCTTGATTGCCTCTCGTTTTGGGCTGCCGCCTTTTGTGCATCCACCTCCTGTTCCTGTAAAAGCAGAGGGTAAACACTGCCGACTGAAAGTAGG ATATGTGAGTAGTGATTTTGGTAATCACCCCCTTTCCCATCTCATGGGATCAGTATTTGGAATGCATGATCGTGCCAATATCGAG GTCTTTTGCTATGCACTCAGTCAAAACGATGGTACTGAGTGGAGGCAGCGTATTCAGTCTGAGGCAGAACATTTTGTCGATGTTTCTGCCATGACTTCCGATAATATCGCCAAGCTTATCAATCAAGACAAAATACAAATTTTGATAAATCTTAATGGCTACACAAAG GGTGCCAGGAACGAAATTTTTGCAATGCAGCCAGCACCTATCCAAGTTTCGTACATGGGGTTCCCTGGAACAACGGGTGCTGCATACATAGATTACTTGGTCACAGATGAG TTTGTTTCTCCATCTAGCTATGCACATATATATTCAGAAAAGCTCGTCCATTTGCCTCATTGCTATTTTGTCAATGACTACAAGCAG AAAAATCGAGACTGTCTCACTCCAGTATGTCCACACAAAAGATCTGATTATGGATTACCTGAGGATAAATTTATTTTTGCTTGCTTCAATCAGCTTTACAAAATGGACCCTGAGATATTTGACACATG GTGCAATATTCTCAAACGTGTTCCCAACAGCGCATTATGGCTTTTAAGATTCCCGGCAGCTGGTGAAACTAGAGTGAGAGCAT ATGCTGCTGCCAGAGGAGTAAGATCAGATCAAATTGTATTCACAGACGTTGCCATGAAAAATGAGCATATACGACGCAGTGCCCTGGCAGACCTTTTCCTGGACAC TCCCCTCTGCAATGCACACACAACAGGCACTGACATACTGTGGGCTGGTCTGCCAATGATCACCCTTCCACTAGAGAAAATGGCAACcagagtagctggttccctctgcGTAGCTACTGGGCTTGGGGAGGAGATGATTGTTAGCAG CATGAAGAAGTATGAAGATAGAGCAGTAGAACTAGCGCTGAATCCGGTGAAGCTTCAAGCGCTGACTAACAAGCTCAAGGAAGTTCGTATGACCTGCCCGTTGTTTGATACAGCTCGATGG GTGCGCAACCTTGAAAGGGCATACTACAAGATGTGGAACCTTTACTGCTCCAGTCGCCACCCGGAGCCATTCAAGGTGGTAGAGGATGACAATGAGTCCCCATTTGACCGCTAA
- the LOC100381672 gene encoding Probable UDP-N-acetylglucosamine--peptide N-acetylglucosaminyltransferase SEC-like has product MLSLQQQHGGAVAAGGDARHHAPQPSVLGGGADWLVFGGRADLEEPARNAPSPALFLLPPAGLDDRAAQPEPNPKPAQLAGAVDEERHLALAHQNYRSGKYREALEHGNVVYEKNPRRTDNLLLLGAIYYQIRNYDMCIAKNEEALAIDPHFAECYGNMANAWKEKGDIDLAIRYYLTAIQLRPNFCDAWSNLASAYTRKGRLNEAAQCCRQALAINPRLVDAHSNLGNLMKAQGFIQEAYSCYIEALRIDPHFAIAWSNLAGLFMEAGDLDKALMYYKEAVKLKPSFADAYLNQGNVYKALGMPQDAIMCYQRALQARPDYAMAYGNLATIYYEQGQLDMAIRCYNQAIVYDPQFIEAYNNMGNALKDAGRVEEAINCYRSCLALQANHPQALTNLGNIYMEWNMISAATSFYKAAISVTSGLSSPLNNLAVIYKQQGNYADAITCYTEVLRIDPTAADALVNRGNTFKEIGRVNEAIQDYVQAATIRPNMPEAHANLASAYKDSGHVETAIISYKQALRLRPDFPEATCNLLHTLQCVCDWENRDGMFRDVEEIIRRQIKMSVLPSVQPFHAIAYPIDPLLALEISRKYAAHCSLIASRFGLPPFVHPPPVPVKAEGKHCRLKVGYVSSDFGNHPLSHLMGSVFGMHDRANIEVFCYALSQNDGTEWRQRIQSEAEHFVDVSAMTSDNIAKLINQDKIQILINLNGYTKGARNEIFAMQPAPIQVSYMGFPGTTGAAYIDYLVTDEFVSPSSYAHIYSEKLVHLPHCYFVNDYKQKNRDCLTPVCPHKRSDYGLPEDKFIFACFNQLYKMDPEIFDTWCNILKRVPNSALWLLRFPAAGETRVRAYAAARGVRSDQIVFTDVAMKNEHIRRSALADLFLDTPLCNAHTTGTDILWAGLPMITLPLEKMATRVAGSLCVATGLGEEMIVSSMKKYEDRAVELALNPVKLQALTNKLKEVRMTCPLFDTARWVRNLERAYYKMWNLYCSSRHPEPFKVVEDDNESPFDR; this is encoded by the exons ATGCTCTCGCTCCAACAGCAGCACGGCGGCGCTGTCGCCGCCGGCGGCGATGCGCGCCACCACGCACCGCAGCCGTCGGTGCTCGGTGGAGGCGCGGACTGGCTAGTGTTCGGGGGCCGCGCCGACCTGGAGGAGCCCGCGAGGAATGCCCCGTCGCCCGCCTTGTTCCTTCTTCCGCCCGCGGGGCTCGATGACAGGGCGGCCCAGCCCGAGCCCAATCCCAAGCCCGCACAGCTCGCAGGAG CTGTTGATGAAGAGCGACATTTGGCACTTGCACATCAAAACTACAGGTCAGGGAAGTACCGAGAGGCTCTAGAGCATGGTAATGTCGTTTACGAGAAGAATCCACGTCGAACTGATAACCTCCTCCTCCTTGGAGCTATATACTATCAG ATTCGTAATTATGACATGTGCATTGCAAAAAACGAGGAGGCTCTTGCCATAGATCCACATTTTGCTGAATGCTACGGCAATATGGCAAATGCTTGGAAG GAGAAAGGTGATATTGATCTTGCAATTCGTTACTATCTTACTGCTATTCAG CTGCGACCAAACTTCTGTGATGCATGGTCAAATCTCGCTAGCGCATATACAAGGAAGGGGAGACTGAATGAGGCAGCTCAATGTTGTAGACAGGCACTTGCTATAAATCCTCGATTG GTTGATGCACATAGTAATCTTGGAAATCTGATGAAAGCTCAAGGCTTTATTCAAGAG GCATACAGTTGCTACATCGAGGCGTTACGTATTGATCCTCATTTTGCAATTGCATGGTCAAACCTTGCTGGTCTGTTTATGGAGGCAGGAGACCTCGACAAGGCTTTAATGTATTATAAG GAAGCTGTTAAGCTTAAGCCATCTTTCGCTGATGCATATCTTAATCAAGGGAATGTTTATAAG GCTTTGGGAATGCCTCAAGATGCCATTATGTGTTATCAACGTGCACTGCAGGCACGTCCTGACTATGCTATGGCTTATG GTAATCTTGCTACTATTTACTATGAGCAAGGCCAGCTTGATATGGCAATTCGTTGTTACAATCAAGCTATAGTCTACGACCCACAGTTTATTGAAGCATACAACAACATG GGCAACGCACTTAAAGATGCTGGAAGAGTAGAAGAAGCAATCAACTGCTACAGA TCCTGCCTTGCACTGCAAGCAAACCACCCGCAAGCCCTTACTAATTTAGGAAACATATACATGGAGTG GAACATGATAAGCGCTGCTACTTCATTTTACAAAGCAGCTATATCTGTGACATCTGGATTATCTTCCCCACTTAACAACTTGGCTGTGATATACAAGCAACAG GGAAACTATGCTGATGCTATCACATGTTACACTGAAGTACTCCGTATAGATCCTACAGCAGCTGATGCACTAGTTAATAGAGggaacacattcaaagagattggCAGAGTTAATGAAGCAATTCAGGATTATGTTCAGGCAGCAACAATCAGGCCAAACATGCCAGAAGCCCATGCCAACTTGGCCTCAGCATACAAGGACAG TGGGCATGTAGAAACGGCTATAATTAGCTACAAGCAGGCTCTCCGGCTGCGTCCTGATTTTCCTGAGGCAACCTGTAATCTCCTGCATACTCTACAG TGTGTCTGTGACTGGGAAAACAGAGATGGCATGTTTCGAGATGTTGAAGAAATTATTAGAAGGCAAATAAAG ATGTCAGTACTTCCAAGTGTTCAACCTTTCCATGCCATTGCTTATCCTATTGATCCATTGCTTGCTTTGGAAATAAG CCGTAAATATGCGGCCCACTGTTCCTTGATTGCCTCTCGTTTTGGGCTGCCGCCTTTTGTGCATCCACCTCCTGTTCCTGTAAAAGCAGAGGGTAAACACTGCCGACTGAAAGTAGG ATATGTGAGTAGTGATTTTGGTAATCACCCCCTTTCCCATCTCATGGGATCAGTATTTGGAATGCATGATCGTGCCAATATCGAG GTCTTTTGCTATGCACTCAGTCAAAACGATGGTACTGAGTGGAGGCAGCGTATTCAGTCTGAGGCAGAACATTTTGTCGATGTTTCTGCCATGACTTCCGATAATATCGCCAAGCTTATCAATCAAGACAAAATACAAATTTTGATAAATCTTAATGGCTACACAAAG GGTGCCAGGAACGAAATTTTTGCAATGCAGCCAGCACCTATCCAAGTTTCGTACATGGGGTTCCCTGGAACAACGGGTGCTGCATACATAGATTACTTGGTCACAGATGAG TTTGTTTCTCCATCTAGCTATGCACATATATATTCAGAAAAGCTCGTCCATTTGCCTCATTGCTATTTTGTCAATGACTACAAGCAG AAAAATCGAGACTGTCTCACTCCAGTATGTCCACACAAAAGATCTGATTATGGATTACCTGAGGATAAATTTATTTTTGCTTGCTTCAATCAGCTTTACAAAATGGACCCTGAGATATTTGACACATG GTGCAATATTCTCAAACGTGTTCCCAACAGCGCATTATGGCTTTTAAGATTCCCGGCAGCTGGTGAAACTAGAGTGAGAGCAT ATGCTGCTGCCAGAGGAGTAAGATCAGATCAAATTGTATTCACAGACGTTGCCATGAAAAATGAGCATATACGACGCAGTGCCCTGGCAGACCTTTTCCTGGACAC TCCCCTCTGCAATGCACACACAACAGGCACTGACATACTGTGGGCTGGTCTGCCAATGATCACCCTTCCACTAGAGAAAATGGCAACcagagtagctggttccctctgcGTAGCTACTGGGCTTGGGGAGGAGATGATTGTTAGCAG CATGAAGAAGTATGAAGATAGAGCAGTAGAACTAGCGCTGAATCCGGTGAAGCTTCAAGCGCTGACTAACAAGCTCAAGGAAGTTCGTATGACCTGCCCGTTGTTTGATACAGCTCGATGG GTGCGCAACCTTGAAAGGGCATACTACAAGATGTGGAACCTTTACTGCTCCAGTCGCCACCCGGAGCCATTCAAGGTGGTAGAGGATGACAATGAGTCCCCATTTGACCGCTAA